Part of the Gammaproteobacteria bacterium genome, AATTCATGGTTGACTTTGTCAGTGGCTGGGGAGTCGCCAACAGGAGACAGATAAATCAGGCGCTAGGGGCACTCGGCCGTGTTTAACTGTCGGAACAACCAACTAGACAGCAGAAAAGGCAATACCGATATGAAAAGTACAATCACTCCTCAGTTTTGTGATACGGGTTTGGTGCTCCTTTCGTATCTATTATTATTTCCCCGAAGGGGTATCTCCAGATGAGTCTCAATGAGATCAAGGCACTCACCTTTGATACCGGTGGCACTATCCTCGACTGGCATACTGGGTTTGCCACGGCTCTTGGCAATGCTGGGAAAATCCACCAGATCGAAAGAGACTGGGGTGGAGTAGCCAATGACTTGCGACGTCGTTCACTAGGGAAAATGGTGAATTTGGGTGAGCACGCACCTCCTCAATACAACTTTGATGACGCGCACCGCATGGCCTTGGACGAGGTTTGTGTCGCAAATGGCTTAGATCCGTTTACTGAGAAAGAGCGCTACAGTATTTGGTGGGACGCAGTACATAACCTCACAACATGGCCGGACTTTCCCGCCGTGCTGCCAAAACTCGGCCAACGATTCATGTGTGTCTCTTTCACCATTCTAAGTTTCCGGATTGTTATGGACACTGCGAAGAGAAATGGGCTGAGTTGGGATGCGGTGCTATCGTGTGAGGCAATCGGGAAATACAAAGTACTGCCTGAAGCTTACGAGAGGACAGCACACTACTTACAACTCGAGCCTCACCAATGTTGCATGGTGGCCTGTCACAATTGGGACCTGGATGCGGCGAAGGCTGCTGGCTTCAAGACAGCCTTTGTCCGACGTCCCGATGAATGGGGGGAAGAAGGCCCACCTGATTCCGAACCGAACCCTAAACATGACTTAATTGTGGATAATTTTCCGGCTTTAGCTCAAGCGCTTGGGGTCGACACCTGACATTTCCCTCGGTAGTAACCGAGTACGTCAGAAAATTCATCTAATTTGTCGCAGCCTTACATCTGTCAATGATGTCTGTTGTTGAGATAGCTGGTGTGTATGCCACAGTTCGGTATATACCCATCTCAATGGGGACCTTGTACATACGGTTTTCGAGTTCTTCAGAAAGATCGTCACTGTGAACCACCAGATCGATCTGATGGCGCTTAATCCAGTTGTGATCAATAGCGAACGGAGCATCGCCGATGACTTCGTCCACATAACGACAACCCTTGACGACCGCAATCCTTTCAGCCATCGAAAGAATCGGCAATCGCTTATAGGAATTTACGATTTTATCAGCGTGAATCCCAACCAGAAGGAAGTTACCGTATTCCCTGGCTTTTTGGAAGAAGTTGACGTGGCCATAATGAAACAGGTCAGCAACGGCGTCTACATATACGCGTATGATTGTTCTCTCCTCAAGGTAAAGAAAAATTTAAGCTGAATGTGGTTTGCCGGTCTCTGGTATCAAGGCATTACGCCTGCCCGAGGGAATCGCAGGATTGGGGGTATAGACATAATTCAAGCCGGGGACCAAGCGTTCGCCATACAAAACTTCCCGGTGATCGTCATAGACGATAGAGACTACATAACTACCCTTCACGGGCAGGTTGAAGAAAACCCTGTATCGCTATCTGTGTTGGCATTTTCCAATCCGGTCAACACCGTTGTTGACGCGATGCCAATCTGTGCCTGATCAACTGGCAAGCCATCAAGATCGAGGACTCTGAGATAGCCGGTATGTGACGACTGTACAAAGCGGTTATTAAGGGACATCGTCCTTCTATGCTCTGGTGGAATAATGCTCTGATCGGTCAATTCCAGCACAGTCGATTCAAATACGCCGAATTCCTTTGGAACACGCCAGTCCGGACCATACCGGAGCCTGAGATAATCCTCGGCCGGATTGGGAATCAGAAACGTTTCGCCAAGAAAATCAATCTCTTTAAGGTCCGTGTGTAAGTTGACAGGAATCTGGATGACTGGATACTGGTAAATACTTTCCCCAATGATGCGATAACAGTTCCAGTCAATCGGTACACCGTATTGTTTCATCTCGACGCAAATACCGATCTCGCTGACGATCACGTCTGGGGTAAAGCCTTTCTGGCTGAACAGGTCGACCGCCTCGTATACCTGCTCCTCGGTAAGGCCGTGCAACCCGATTACCGAGCCCACATCCAGATCATCGTCCCAAGCGATCAGGCAACCCTCTCTGACTGCTCCCAGACAGGTACCATGCCGCAAAAAGAACACAATGCCGAGTTCGTCCAGAATTTGCTTGGCTTCTTTCAGTACCGTTTCCGCAACGGTCATCCCCATTGGTTTATAAACAGTTGCGTTCATGCGCAGTGATCGACTTAGATATAAGCACTAAATTCGCGAAGATAACGACTTAATCCGAATCACGTTATTGGGGTTGCGGCACAATTCGAATATAGGGTTTTGGCGAGTCCCAGCCGTCAGGATATTTCTCTTTAGCCTCATCGTCAGAAACGGCCGGTACGATGATGACATCCTCGCCTTGCTTCCAATTGACGGGCGTCGCGACCTTGTGTTTCGCCGTCAGCTGACAAGAATCAAGAATGCGCAAGATCTCATCGAAGTTGCGACCCGTGCTCATGGGGTACGTCACCATCGCTTTGACCTTCTTGTCGGGTCCAATGAGAAAAACAGACCGCACGGTCTGGTTATCGGCCGGCGTTCGATCCTTGGCCTCTCCACTGGCATTGGGATGCAGCATATCGTAGAGCTTTGCGATCTTGAGATCCGTGTCGCCAATCAGCGGATAATTCACGGCGTGTCCTTGGGTCTCTTCGATGTCTTTGGACCATTCGGCGTGGTCACCCACCGAATCGACACTCAAACCGATAATCTTGCAGTTGCGCTTTTCAAATTCCGGTTTGAGTCGCGCCGCATAACCCAATTCCGTGGTGCAGACCGGCGTGAAATCTTTTGGGTGTGAGAACAAAATGGCCCAACCTTCACCGATCCACTCGTGAAAGCTGATCGATCCTTCGGTGGTCTCGGCTGTAAAGTCTGGGGCGTCATCGCCTATGTGTAATGCCATGTCAAACCTCTCTTAAACGTGTCAATATTGTCTATCCCGCATCGCTTGATAGTTGGTCCGATCATTCTAGTCGATAAGATACCCAGTAAAAACAGTACGATAAGGGATATATTTCATAAAAAGAACAGTTTTCCATACCCGGTAGGCTAACTAGGATGATCATCGAGTGTTTCAAGTCCATCTTTCAAGTATTTAACCTGTCGATCTAGTTCAATCTCTTAATCTCGGTTGCTATCAGTTGATCACCCTCAAGCGGATATCGGACGAATATTGGCTGCGCTACGGACAGAACCGCCCACTCCAAGGTCGATAAAACAGCGTCCTCGATCGAAAAGTGACCGGGTGTCCGGTCTCGCCATCACTGATGGTCACAAGGCCTATCTCGATTTCTACGGTAATTGTTTTAGAGCAGACCACGAAGGGCAGATCGTCGAGTAGGCGGGTAGAGACCAGGAGGAGGTGCTGGTGCACCGATTCGATTTTCAGAAGGTGAAAAAATTCCGAGACTTCTGGGCTGTGTTCCGGGATCACCGGCCAGACTTGTACGGTGCCTTGACCACGCTGGACGGTGGTTGATGTTCCGTATAACTGAATATTGAAGGGTGGGTTTATCCCAAAACTGGGCGCTGGATCTCTCCCATATTTTATTGTTTTACGAACAGTGTGAAATTCGGATCTCACTTCTGTCGTAAATCAAAAAGAAATGGCGCGCCCGGAGGGATTCGAACCCCCGACCACTGGTTCGAAGCCAGGTACTCAAATATGCACTTCAACCTATAAAACTAGGGATAAGTCTACTACGGCTCTCCCATAAATTTTAGAGTTTCAGGGAGTTTTACTACTAGTTTTGGGAGTTTCTAAGACTTTAGTGGGACAACGGTGTGACTACTGTTGGCTTCAATCTGTAGTACTTAGCAGTAGTTGAAGTGTCAGCATGATGGAGTTTCTTGGATGCTTGACCTAACTCATCCTCAGACCCAACATAGTCCAAGGCTTACAATAATTAGAGCAATGCGTGTGGAAACAAAAACAATTCCCAACGCAACACTAGGTGCGTTCTGCGAAGAAAATCATGTTGCACTCATGCACACAAGCCGAGGCGTACTCGACGGCCTCACATTCGCTACCAAAGATGTGTTTCATATAGCTGGTTCACGGACAGGTTTCGGGAACCCTGACTGGATTCGAACTCATAGTGCAGAAAAAACGACTGCTCCAGTTGTCAAAAGCTTACTTGATGCTGGAGCGGATATGCTCGGACGTACTTTGACCGACGAATTGGCATATAGCCTATCTGGAGAAAACTTCCATTATGGGACACCTATAAATTCTGCGGCACCGGACCGCATTCCAGGAGGCTCTTCAAACGGGTCTGCAGCTGCCGTGTCTGGCCAAGTAGTTGATTTTGCGCTAGGCACAGACTGTGGTGGATCAGTGCGATTACCTGCAATCTACTGTGGAATAATGGGTATAAGACCCACACACAACCGCATTACAACTGATGGTGTGATCCCTTTCGCTCCTTCCTTCGATGTTATTGGGTGGTTTGCCTCTGACGCGACGATATTTGAAGAGGTTGGTAGCGTTTTACTAGACCAACCAGCGATGTCGCTAGATGTCAAACGGTTAATAATCGCAAAAGATACTTTTCCCCTAGTAGATTCTTCGGTAAATGAAGTCTTGAAGCCAATAATAAAATCGTTAGTTGATAAATTCGAACTAACAAAGGAAATAAATGTTAGCCAAGATAGACTAGCCCATTGGTTCGAAATATTTCGGACTATTCAAGGATCTGAAATCTGGGCCAATCGGAAACAATGGATTAAAGAGTTTCATCCGGTTTTTGGGCCTGGTATACGCGAACGGCTTGAATGGGCATCGACGATTGACTCACAAACAATTTCCTGGGCGCACTCAGAATATGTTGAGATTAACAATTATCTCACCAATCTTCTCGAGCCAGATGAAATCTTATGTCTCCCGACTTCACCACGAGTTGCTCCACTAAGCGGTACTGAAACAAATACACTTGAAATCGTATATCGGACTCAAGCAATGAACTTATTGTGCATCGCAGGACTTGGTGGCTTACCACAGATAAGTCTCCCACGAGTTACCCAAGGCGGATTACCGCTTGGATTATCATTTATTGGTGCCCCCGGTTCTGACATGAATCTACTCGCCTTGGCAGTTAATCTGGTTTCCCAACCAAGTTTCTGATCGACTCCTACAAACTGTCCTCAGGGTCGTCACTGGGCGGGGCGAGCTGATGTACGCCTGCTGCCTTGGCCATGTGTTTCCAGACCACGGAAAAATCCTTACGACCCAGACCCGCCGTTCGTCCGCTCTGGTACACCTGACGCGCCAGTCCCGCGACAGGTACGGGGACACCCACATCGTCGGCGAGAGCCAGTGCCAGGCCAATGTCCTTGTACATGAGATCGAGCATAAAGCCAGGCTCATGCTGGTTTTTCAGGACCGTATTTGGAAAATGGTTCTGAAGTACCCATGTGTTGCCGCTGCTGGTCCCAACGACCTCGACAATCGTCTCCATCGAGAGACCCGCTTTCAGTCCTGTCAGAAAAGCTTCCGAGGTGGCGATCATTGAAATCCCGGTGATCATGTTGTTGACCAGTTTGACCTTGCCCCCCATGCCGGCTTCACTGCCGGCATGAATCAGCTTATTGCCCATCACCGCCAGCACCTCGCGACAGCGGTCAAGCACGGCGGCAGGGCCACCAATCATTATCGTCAACGTGCCGTTGATGGCACCTGTCTCGCCACCGCTCACCGGGGCGTCGATCATCTGCCCTCCTGCAGAATCAATCTCCAGCGCGAGTCGCTTTGATACCATCGGATCTATCGTGCTCATATCGATGACGAGGTGCTCGTCGCGAACCGCAGACAGCAGTCCCTGTGCGCCCAACACAACCTGTTCCACGTCTGCCGAACCCGGCAGCATGGTGATTACCGCCTCGCACTGACTCATCACCTCTACGGGATGTTCCGCCCGGACTGCACCTTCGCCGACCAGTTCCTCGACAGCTGCTGCATTCACATCGAGCACCGTGAGTTCGTATCCTGCCTTGAGCAGGTTTTTCGCCATCGGCTTACCCATCATGCCGACACCTATGAATCCAAGTCTCTTCATCGTGCTATTCCCCCTCATTCGTAATGGCGGGCAATCCAGAATTCATCAGAGCCCAGATTGCGACCGTGCACTGAATCTGAACTGATAGGTCAACGGACAGCTCGCCAGCCTTACGAGTCTACCCGTGTCGCGATCTATGGTGGGTCGTTATAAAAGGGCGTTATTGCCTTGGCATGCGCCTACATAGGAACCATCAAATTAGCGCTGAGAACCAGCTGAAATACCGAAGTTATTGGAGGATTCGGTAGTTATTGGACACCCTACCTTTTTGTAAGGTGACCTAACTCCTTGATTTAATGGCGCGCCCGGAGGGACTCGAACCCCCGACCACCTGGTTCGAAGCCAGGTACTCAAAAGCGCACTTAAATCTATAAATACAGGGATTATTGTAAACGAAGGTTCCCAAATGAATCAGAATTTCTAAGAGTTTTACTACTACTGTTAGAGGTTTCTCTAATTCTTTTGGGAACTTTATGGGGCTACGACTGTTGGGTTTAATCTGTAGTATTTGGCAGTAGTTGAAGTGTCGGCATGACCGAGCATCTTGGATGCTTCATCCATTTCTATAGGTATAACTATATCCATTTAATGCTGGCGCACCACCAAGATGGGCATACAAAACTTTTGAGCCAGAGGGAAAGTAACCTTTGCCGATGAGATCAATCATACCTTGCATTGACTTCCCCTCATAAACAGGGTCAGTGATCATCGCCTCCATTCTGGCTGCAAGTCGAATTGCATCATTCGTTTTATCACTAGGTACGCCATAACCTGGGTAGGCGTAATCTGGATTTATGTGAACATCTTTGTCAGTGATTTCTTGCCCTAACTCAATTAGCTTCGCAGTGTTTTTTGCTATTTTCGTAACCTGTGTCCTGGTCTGATCAATTGTCCCTGATGCATCAATACCAATGACTTGGCCTGAGCGCCCGTCGGCCTTAAATCCAACAATCATTCCCGCATGAGTTGATCCGGTCACTACACAAACGACGACATAATCGAACTGAAAACCGAGTTCTTTCTCTTGTATTCTCACTTCATCAGCAAACGCAACATATCCGAGTCCGCCATATTTATGGACCGACGCACCCGCGGGGATACCGTACGGTATTCCACCTTCTGCTCTAACTGACTCAATTGCTTCTTGCCAGCTTTCTCTAATCCCGATATCAAACCCATCGTCCACGATGCGAGAATCAGCTCCCATTAGTCGGGTCAGGAGAATATTTCCTACACGATCATAAACCGCGTCATCATGTGGCACCCAGCTTTCCTGTACCAGCCGACATTTCATACCGATTTTCGCAGCTGTAGCTGCAACCATACGAGTATGATTGGATTGCACACCGCCTATGGATACTAGCGTATCGGCTCCGGAAGCCAGCGCATCAGGCACAATGAATTCTAATTTCCGCAATTTATTCCCTCCCATTGCGAGGCCCGAATTGCAATCATCCCGCTTTGCGTAAATCTTAACGCTGCCGCCACAGGCGTTTGTAAGTCTGGGCAAGTACTCAATGGGTGTGGGGCCAAACGTTAATGGATAACGCTCAAATTTTTCGGTTAAATTCATAATTGGTTCTCTAATACCAAGTCTTTACAAGATTAAGACTGCAGCAACCGAAATCTCC contains:
- a CDS encoding LicD family protein translates to MNATVYKPMGMTVAETVLKEAKQILDELGIVFFLRHGTCLGAVREGCLIAWDDDLDVGSVIGLHGLTEEQVYEAVDLFSQKGFTPDVIVSEIGICVEMKQYGVPIDWNCYRIIGESIYQYPVIQIPVNLHTDLKEIDFLGETFLIPNPAEDYLRLRYGPDWRVPKEFGVFESTVLELTDQSIIPPEHRRTMSLNNRFVQSSHTGYLRVLDLDGLPVDQAQIGIASTTVLTGLENANTDSDTGFSSTCP
- a CDS encoding HAD-IA family hydrolase, coding for MSLNEIKALTFDTGGTILDWHTGFATALGNAGKIHQIERDWGGVANDLRRRSLGKMVNLGEHAPPQYNFDDAHRMALDEVCVANGLDPFTEKERYSIWWDAVHNLTTWPDFPAVLPKLGQRFMCVSFTILSFRIVMDTAKRNGLSWDAVLSCEAIGKYKVLPEAYERTAHYLQLEPHQCCMVACHNWDLDAAKAAGFKTAFVRRPDEWGEEGPPDSEPNPKHDLIVDNFPALAQALGVDT
- a CDS encoding NAD(P)-dependent oxidoreductase: MKRLGFIGVGMMGKPMAKNLLKAGYELTVLDVNAAAVEELVGEGAVRAEHPVEVMSQCEAVITMLPGSADVEQVVLGAQGLLSAVRDEHLVIDMSTIDPMVSKRLALEIDSAGGQMIDAPVSGGETGAINGTLTIMIGGPAAVLDRCREVLAVMGNKLIHAGSEAGMGGKVKLVNNMITGISMIATSEAFLTGLKAGLSMETIVEVVGTSSGNTWVLQNHFPNTVLKNQHEPGFMLDLMYKDIGLALALADDVGVPVPVAGLARQVYQSGRTAGLGRKDFSVVWKHMAKAAGVHQLAPPSDDPEDSL
- a CDS encoding adenylyltransferase/cytidyltransferase family protein; its protein translation is MFHYGHVNFFQKAREYGNFLLVGIHADKIVNSYKRLPILSMAERIAVVKGCRYVDEVIGDAPFAIDHNWIKRHQIDLVVHSDDLSEELENRMYKVPIEMGIYRTVAYTPAISTTDIIDRCKAATN
- a CDS encoding peroxiredoxin — translated: MALHIGDDAPDFTAETTEGSISFHEWIGEGWAILFSHPKDFTPVCTTELGYAARLKPEFEKRNCKIIGLSVDSVGDHAEWSKDIEETQGHAVNYPLIGDTDLKIAKLYDMLHPNASGEAKDRTPADNQTVRSVFLIGPDKKVKAMVTYPMSTGRNFDEILRILDSCQLTAKHKVATPVNWKQGEDVIIVPAVSDDEAKEKYPDGWDSPKPYIRIVPQPQ
- a CDS encoding amidase, with amino-acid sequence METKTIPNATLGAFCEENHVALMHTSRGVLDGLTFATKDVFHIAGSRTGFGNPDWIRTHSAEKTTAPVVKSLLDAGADMLGRTLTDELAYSLSGENFHYGTPINSAAPDRIPGGSSNGSAAAVSGQVVDFALGTDCGGSVRLPAIYCGIMGIRPTHNRITTDGVIPFAPSFDVIGWFASDATIFEEVGSVLLDQPAMSLDVKRLIIAKDTFPLVDSSVNEVLKPIIKSLVDKFELTKEINVSQDRLAHWFEIFRTIQGSEIWANRKQWIKEFHPVFGPGIRERLEWASTIDSQTISWAHSEYVEINNYLTNLLEPDEILCLPTSPRVAPLSGTETNTLEIVYRTQAMNLLCIAGLGGLPQISLPRVTQGGLPLGLSFIGAPGSDMNLLALAVNLVSQPSF
- a CDS encoding 1-aminocyclopropane-1-carboxylate deaminase, yielding MNLTEKFERYPLTFGPTPIEYLPRLTNACGGSVKIYAKRDDCNSGLAMGGNKLRKLEFIVPDALASGADTLVSIGGVQSNHTRMVAATAAKIGMKCRLVQESWVPHDDAVYDRVGNILLTRLMGADSRIVDDGFDIGIRESWQEAIESVRAEGGIPYGIPAGASVHKYGGLGYVAFADEVRIQEKELGFQFDYVVVCVVTGSTHAGMIVGFKADGRSGQVIGIDASGTIDQTRTQVTKIAKNTAKLIELGQEITDKDVHINPDYAYPGYGVPSDKTNDAIRLAARMEAMITDPVYEGKSMQGMIDLIGKGYFPSGSKVLYAHLGGAPALNGYSYTYRNG